In one window of Prevotella sp. E13-17 DNA:
- a CDS encoding AraC family transcriptional regulator — MENILKVNTPNDYARYVGAETLHDDICVVHYDELENCRHALCNYGVYGIFLLEESPYTISYGLGQYHFSSGSLLCVAPGQMGGVSDNGEIIHIRGWVLMFSAQLLVGTPLEGRIDDFHFFSYYDSEALQMLPDELRTLTMCMKMIRHELQTHTNDPRSKNVVVTYLQLILEYSARFYDRQFQSEAQKQTNDLLIRFDALLKRYYDKQIFRQNGLPTVRYCAQELFLSPNYFGDLIRQMTGDNAISYIRRFIMQRAQQLLSAGHTIAETAEMLGFDYPQHFTRSFKKHFGQTPSEYIRRSHL; from the coding sequence ATGGAAAATATTTTAAAGGTAAACACCCCAAACGACTATGCCAGATACGTGGGTGCTGAAACATTACACGACGACATTTGCGTAGTACACTACGATGAGTTGGAGAACTGCCGACATGCCTTATGCAACTATGGTGTTTACGGCATATTCTTGCTCGAGGAGAGTCCATATACCATCAGCTACGGACTGGGCCAGTACCATTTCAGCAGTGGATCACTGCTTTGCGTTGCCCCTGGACAGATGGGGGGTGTCAGCGACAATGGCGAAATTATCCACATCCGCGGTTGGGTGCTCATGTTTTCAGCACAACTGTTAGTGGGCACGCCTTTAGAAGGTCGTATTGACGACTTCCATTTCTTCTCATACTACGACAGCGAGGCTCTGCAGATGCTGCCCGACGAACTGCGTACGCTCACAATGTGTATGAAGATGATTCGCCACGAACTGCAGACCCACACCAATGACCCACGTAGTAAGAATGTCGTGGTGACCTATCTCCAACTTATTCTGGAATACAGCGCGCGGTTCTATGACCGTCAGTTCCAATCGGAAGCCCAGAAGCAGACCAACGATCTGTTGATTCGCTTCGATGCTCTGCTAAAGCGCTACTACGACAAACAAATCTTTCGCCAAAACGGCCTACCCACCGTGCGCTACTGTGCTCAAGAACTATTTCTCTCGCCTAACTACTTCGGTGACCTCATCCGACAAATGACAGGCGACAATGCCATTTCCTATATCCGTCGTTTTATCATGCAGCGCGCCCAACAGCTACTCAGTGCAGGCCATACCATTGCAGAAACAGCAGAAATGCTGGGGTTCGACTACCCACAACATTTCACGCGCAGCTTTAAAAAGCATTTCGGACAGACGCCATCAGAATATATCCGAAGATCGCACCTTTGA
- a CDS encoding aldo/keto reductase codes for MEYITLSNGVKMPTLGYGVFLVSPDECERCVSDALSVGYRLIDTAQAYQNEEGVGNAWRKSGIKREDLFLVTKVWISNAGEEKAAKSIDESLRKLQTEYIDLLLIHQAYGDVFGTWRAMEKAYRAGKVRAIGVSNFQAGRFFDFAHYVELKPMVNQLQCNTLIQQTDIEPIHAEFGTKMMAWGPLGGQGVDGIVKSEALTAIGAKYGKSAAQVALRWLTQRGVVAIPKSSHKERMAQNIDIFDFSLSDDDMAQIAQLNQHDTGIINFGDPQFVKYLIQNYG; via the coding sequence ATGGAGTACATTACATTATCAAACGGTGTCAAGATGCCGACATTGGGCTACGGTGTATTTTTGGTAAGCCCTGACGAGTGTGAGCGTTGCGTGAGTGATGCATTAAGTGTAGGCTATCGCCTGATTGATACGGCACAGGCCTACCAGAATGAGGAGGGCGTTGGCAATGCTTGGCGCAAAAGTGGCATCAAACGCGAAGATTTGTTCCTTGTAACAAAGGTCTGGATATCCAATGCTGGTGAGGAAAAGGCTGCCAAGAGCATTGATGAGAGCCTGCGCAAGTTGCAGACGGAGTATATCGACTTGCTGCTCATCCATCAGGCCTATGGCGACGTATTCGGTACGTGGCGGGCTATGGAGAAGGCCTATCGTGCAGGTAAGGTTCGTGCCATCGGTGTGAGCAACTTCCAGGCAGGCCGTTTCTTCGACTTCGCCCACTATGTAGAGCTGAAGCCGATGGTGAACCAGCTGCAGTGCAACACGCTCATCCAGCAGACAGACATCGAACCGATTCATGCTGAGTTTGGCACGAAGATGATGGCGTGGGGACCGCTTGGCGGACAGGGTGTTGACGGCATCGTGAAGAGCGAGGCGCTGACTGCCATCGGAGCGAAATATGGTAAGAGTGCCGCTCAGGTCGCTCTCCGTTGGCTCACCCAGCGCGGTGTCGTGGCTATTCCGAAGTCGAGCCACAAGGAGCGTATGGCGCAGAACATCGACATCTTTGACTTCTCGCTGAGTGACGATGATATGGCTCAGATTGCCCAGCTGAACCAGCACGACACGGGCATCATCAACTTCGGCGACCCGCAGTTTGTGAAGTATCTTATTCAGAATTACGGATAA
- a CDS encoding SDR family oxidoreductase has translation MKQVSVLVGAGSIGQAIIRRVSAGKQIVLADYSIENAQRAAKTLENAGFECSTIQCDLGSKEDILKLVEFATNKGDVTNVVNAAGVSPSQAPVEEILRVDLYGTSVLLEEFGKVIAEGGSGVIISSQSGHRLPALPQEQNDALATTPVDKLLELPFLKEINDTLKAYQYSKRCNVLRVMFEATRWGRRGATINSISPGIIITPLANDELHGPRKDGYLKMIEGMPAHRAGTPDEVGDLAEFLMSSRGRFISGADFLIDGGCTASYWYGDLQYLQATH, from the coding sequence ATGAAACAAGTATCAGTATTAGTAGGTGCTGGCAGTATCGGACAGGCTATTATCCGTCGTGTGTCGGCTGGTAAGCAAATTGTGCTGGCAGACTACTCCATAGAGAATGCTCAGCGAGCAGCAAAGACATTGGAGAATGCGGGCTTTGAGTGCTCAACTATCCAATGCGACCTTGGCTCGAAAGAGGACATCCTGAAGTTGGTAGAGTTTGCCACCAACAAGGGAGATGTGACAAATGTTGTGAATGCTGCTGGTGTTTCACCGTCACAGGCTCCTGTTGAAGAAATTCTTCGCGTTGACCTCTACGGAACAAGTGTATTGTTGGAGGAGTTTGGCAAGGTGATTGCCGAAGGTGGTTCGGGTGTGATTATCTCATCACAGAGCGGTCATCGTCTGCCAGCCTTACCTCAGGAGCAAAACGATGCCTTAGCCACAACTCCTGTTGACAAGTTGCTGGAATTGCCGTTCCTGAAGGAAATCAACGACACGCTGAAAGCCTATCAGTACTCGAAGCGCTGCAATGTGCTCCGCGTGATGTTCGAGGCTACCCGCTGGGGGCGTCGTGGTGCTACCATTAACTCAATCTCACCAGGTATCATCATCACACCATTGGCAAACGATGAATTGCATGGCCCGCGCAAGGATGGTTACCTGAAGATGATTGAGGGGATGCCAGCCCATCGTGCCGGAACACCTGACGAAGTGGGCGATTTGGCAGAGTTCCTGATGTCCTCCCGTGGCCGCTTCATCAGCGGTGCCGATTTCCTGATTGACGGAGGTTGCACAGCATCTTATTGGTATGGTGATTTGCAATACCTCCAAGCGACACACTAA
- a CDS encoding aldo/keto reductase yields the protein MSKIALGTWAWGAGAFGGDTVFGSNTNLENLKPVFDAAMKAGLNLWDTATVYGMGESEKILATLAKDYRREDVLISTKFTPQLAEVYENSVEKMAEASLERMGLDYIDIYWIHNPMDVERWTPGLIPLLQSGKVKCVGVSNHNIKEIQRANEILGEAGFKVSAVQNHFSLLYRSSEKGGVLDYCKANGIEFWAYMVLEQGALSGKYNKENPLPAESDRGKKYNPVLPQLEALTNEMTAIGKKYGASCSQIGIAWAIAKGTMPIIGATKERHVIEAAEAAKIQLTAEEVARLEQLADATGIDTRGGWEHSME from the coding sequence ATGAGTAAGATAGCATTAGGAACCTGGGCTTGGGGCGCAGGAGCATTCGGTGGCGACACCGTGTTTGGAAGTAACACGAACTTGGAAAACCTGAAGCCGGTGTTTGACGCAGCTATGAAGGCTGGCCTGAACCTATGGGACACGGCAACCGTCTATGGCATGGGTGAATCAGAGAAAATTCTTGCCACACTGGCCAAGGACTATCGCCGCGAGGATGTGCTGATAAGCACCAAGTTCACACCACAGTTGGCAGAAGTCTATGAGAACTCGGTAGAGAAAATGGCGGAGGCCTCGTTGGAACGCATGGGCTTAGACTATATAGACATCTACTGGATTCACAATCCAATGGATGTGGAGCGTTGGACACCAGGACTGATACCTCTGCTGCAGTCGGGTAAGGTGAAGTGTGTGGGCGTGTCAAACCATAACATCAAGGAGATTCAGCGTGCCAACGAGATATTGGGCGAGGCTGGTTTCAAGGTGAGTGCTGTGCAGAACCACTTTTCGTTGCTCTATCGCTCGTCAGAAAAGGGCGGCGTGCTGGATTATTGCAAGGCAAACGGCATCGAGTTCTGGGCCTACATGGTGCTGGAGCAGGGTGCCCTCTCTGGTAAGTATAATAAGGAGAACCCGCTGCCCGCAGAGAGCGACCGCGGCAAGAAATACAACCCCGTACTGCCTCAGTTGGAGGCGCTGACCAACGAGATGACGGCTATCGGTAAGAAGTATGGAGCCTCCTGCTCGCAGATCGGTATCGCCTGGGCCATTGCCAAAGGCACGATGCCCATCATCGGAGCCACCAAGGAGCGTCATGTCATCGAGGCTGCTGAGGCTGCCAAGATTCAATTGACTGCCGAAGAGGTTGCCCGTCTGGAGCAACTGGCTGATGCCACTGGCATTGACACCCGTGGCGGATGGGAACATTCGATGGAGTAG
- a CDS encoding flavodoxin, protein MNIKSIITAAIALLVSTACSGGAKQEKVMNKDGKALVVFFSHAGDNYAVGNIEVGNTKIVADYITEFLNQRVQSDARINSAESSQKSTEGQLTGAEQFEIVTHKYDGMAYTPLINLAKEEVKNGELPEYEGDIDLNKYDTVFIGGPVWWGTYPQVMFTFFKKHANDLKGKTVIPFTTHEGSGLANCVEDVKNAFPGANVTKGFSIYGHEVRTEKKKVEKWLKEVKNEE, encoded by the coding sequence ATGAATATCAAGAGTATCATCACAGCCGCCATAGCATTGCTGGTTTCCACAGCTTGCAGCGGTGGCGCAAAACAGGAGAAAGTTATGAACAAGGACGGAAAGGCATTGGTAGTATTCTTCTCACATGCAGGAGACAACTACGCAGTAGGAAACATTGAGGTAGGTAACACAAAAATTGTGGCCGACTACATCACAGAATTTCTGAATCAGCGAGTGCAGAGTGATGCTCGCATCAACTCTGCCGAGTCGAGCCAGAAATCGACCGAAGGTCAACTGACTGGTGCAGAGCAGTTTGAAATCGTCACCCACAAATACGACGGCATGGCCTATACACCACTCATCAATCTGGCAAAGGAAGAAGTTAAAAACGGTGAGTTGCCTGAATATGAAGGCGACATCGACCTAAATAAATACGACACGGTGTTCATCGGTGGCCCCGTATGGTGGGGCACTTATCCGCAAGTGATGTTCACCTTTTTCAAGAAACATGCTAACGACTTAAAGGGCAAGACCGTCATTCCTTTCACCACCCACGAAGGCTCAGGATTGGCCAACTGTGTGGAGGATGTGAAGAATGCATTCCCTGGTGCAAATGTCACCAAGGGCTTCAGCATCTACGGTCACGAAGTGCGTACGGAAAAGAAAAAGGTTGAGAAGTGGCTTAAGGAAGTGAAGAATGAAGAGTGA
- a CDS encoding amidohydrolase family protein, which yields MKGFLFVSMIATATMAQNVVDVHSHIITADFMTALKNEGRQMDEGFPLPDYDVENHLRWMDEAGVGMSVLTLAAPQPQSRALSLNIEGEDCGEKTVIRLCNETAARIKRKHPERFLFCAALPLPDVSKAIEEARYALDVLKADGIKLATNVQGQYLGAPELDTLFAFLNERKAVVILHPHRPEPVNRQVMQQTPLAMQEYLAETTRAVANMISRNVLARYPQVKVVVPHCGAYLPLAIPRMKSLTPVMQAGKMVGEIDYEANLAALYYDLAGAHSPEVIRMMLTITTPDHLLYGSDYPYVAPQVLTQGLVRMRQYLSSESDLAPFREMILCKNAQWLFGQTKEKPSVVSRTADGMLCRLAEIEVHPQYLKDYLAAAAEIQAASLAEEPGVLCLFPTQTKEDSTQIRILEIYASQQAYQHHIQTSHFKKYKQGTLHMVKHLKLQDLQPLMPETFNAIFKR from the coding sequence ATGAAAGGATTCTTGTTTGTGTCGATGATTGCAACTGCAACAATGGCTCAAAACGTGGTGGATGTGCACAGTCATATCATCACAGCCGATTTCATGACGGCCTTAAAAAACGAAGGACGACAGATGGATGAGGGATTCCCATTGCCAGACTATGATGTGGAGAACCACCTCAGATGGATGGATGAGGCTGGGGTAGGGATGTCGGTGTTGACACTGGCAGCCCCCCAGCCGCAGTCCCGAGCCCTCTCTCTGAACATCGAAGGGGAAGACTGTGGCGAAAAGACTGTCATCCGCCTTTGCAATGAGACTGCTGCTCGTATCAAACGCAAGCACCCAGAGCGGTTTCTGTTTTGTGCAGCCCTCCCGCTGCCTGATGTCTCGAAAGCTATTGAAGAGGCAAGGTATGCGCTCGATGTGCTAAAGGCCGACGGTATCAAATTGGCTACCAATGTTCAGGGACAGTATCTTGGCGCTCCCGAACTTGACACGCTCTTTGCTTTCTTGAATGAGCGCAAGGCTGTGGTTATTCTGCATCCTCATCGTCCAGAACCTGTCAATCGTCAGGTGATGCAACAGACACCGCTCGCCATGCAGGAATATCTTGCGGAGACGACCCGTGCCGTTGCGAACATGATCAGTCGAAATGTGTTAGCGCGTTATCCACAGGTAAAGGTTGTGGTGCCTCATTGTGGTGCCTATCTGCCCTTAGCCATCCCTCGCATGAAGTCACTGACACCGGTGATGCAGGCAGGAAAAATGGTTGGTGAAATAGACTATGAAGCCAATCTTGCGGCCCTCTATTACGACCTTGCTGGTGCTCACTCGCCTGAGGTCATCCGCATGATGCTTACCATTACCACTCCTGACCACTTGCTTTACGGCTCCGACTATCCTTATGTTGCTCCGCAAGTGCTAACACAGGGTCTTGTCAGGATGAGGCAATATCTCTCCTCCGAGAGTGACCTTGCGCCATTTCGCGAGATGATACTTTGCAAAAATGCGCAATGGCTTTTTGGACAGACGAAAGAAAAACCATCTGTCGTCAGTCGCACTGCCGACGGCATGCTCTGTCGTCTGGCCGAAATTGAGGTGCATCCCCAATATCTGAAAGATTATCTTGCTGCAGCTGCTGAGATACAGGCGGCAAGCCTTGCCGAGGAACCTGGCGTCCTATGCCTGTTTCCCACGCAGACCAAGGAGGACTCTACACAAATCCGTATCCTCGAAATCTACGCTTCGCAGCAGGCCTATCAGCATCATATTCAGACCAGCCATTTCAAAAAATACAAGCAAGGCACGCTCCACATGGTGAAGCATCTGAAGTTGCAAGACCTGCAGCCCTTGATGCCAGAGACGTTTAACGCTATTTTCAAACGCTAA